A genomic window from Acidobacteriota bacterium includes:
- a CDS encoding M4 family metallopeptidase — MRALIRGRRWPIALLAICLAAPVLLMAGPTQGGPAQDSRQARPREIGATRAADLRTWDAEIGRMMRGGELRLRTSERDQLMGGRRHQRLDQYHRGVRVFGGEIVRQLEGTELISAFGTVYPAIDVDTSPTLSGEDASAAASRLAGIRQEPTRPPDLLVVPRDAGGFALAYRVRLATADDLIVYFIDAHTGDLVSSYSDLQTEIGTGIGVLGDQKKVSVTLSSGAHVAWDQMRPATIYTFDLKGDLSRTQKLLSGLITLGLSDMSASTDTTWTDPATVDAHAYTGWTFDFFYKRFDRSGLDGHNLTMKSVVHPVNRADWKTVTSPILNLYYLNAFYAGDGIMVYGEGLPPEATVSGYRWNYFAGALDVVAHELTHGITDYSSSLIYRNESGALNESFSDMMGTSAEFYFQPAGSGYLKADYTLGEDLTTPMSGFRSMANPAAFGDPDHYSKRYLGTSDNGGVHTNSGISNHAFYLAIEGGTDRTSGLSVTGVGSAARDKIEKVFFRAFTQMLPAGATFSVARGATIQAARDLYGVGSNVEQAVTQAWTAVGVS; from the coding sequence ATGCGTGCGCTGATACGAGGCCGACGCTGGCCGATTGCCTTGCTGGCGATCTGCCTGGCGGCGCCGGTCCTGCTGATGGCCGGACCGACGCAAGGCGGGCCCGCGCAGGACTCGCGGCAGGCTCGGCCACGGGAGATCGGCGCGACGCGGGCGGCCGACTTGCGCACCTGGGATGCCGAGATCGGCCGGATGATGCGCGGAGGCGAGCTGCGGCTGCGCACCTCGGAACGCGATCAACTGATGGGCGGACGCCGCCACCAGCGGCTCGACCAGTACCATCGGGGCGTCCGCGTGTTCGGGGGAGAAATCGTCCGCCAGCTCGAAGGGACTGAACTCATATCGGCGTTCGGCACGGTGTACCCGGCGATCGACGTTGACACGTCGCCGACGCTCAGCGGCGAGGATGCTTCGGCGGCCGCCTCGAGGCTTGCGGGGATCAGGCAGGAGCCAACCAGGCCGCCAGACCTGCTCGTGGTGCCCCGCGACGCCGGCGGCTTCGCCCTGGCGTACCGCGTCCGCCTCGCCACCGCTGACGATCTGATCGTGTACTTCATCGACGCGCACACCGGTGATCTGGTGTCGAGCTACAGCGACCTCCAGACAGAGATCGGGACCGGCATCGGCGTGCTGGGCGATCAGAAGAAGGTCAGCGTGACGCTCAGCAGCGGCGCTCACGTGGCGTGGGACCAGATGAGGCCCGCGACGATCTATACGTTCGATCTGAAGGGCGATCTGTCCCGGACTCAGAAGCTCCTGAGCGGCTTGATCACACTCGGCCTCTCCGACATGAGCGCCAGCACCGACACCACCTGGACCGATCCGGCGACCGTTGACGCGCACGCGTACACCGGGTGGACGTTTGACTTCTTCTACAAACGGTTCGATCGATCAGGCCTCGATGGGCACAACCTGACGATGAAGAGTGTGGTGCACCCGGTGAACCGCGCGGACTGGAAGACGGTCACCTCGCCGATACTGAATCTCTACTACCTGAATGCGTTCTACGCCGGCGACGGAATCATGGTGTACGGCGAGGGCCTGCCGCCTGAGGCGACGGTGAGCGGATACAGGTGGAACTACTTCGCCGGGGCCCTCGACGTCGTCGCGCACGAACTCACGCACGGCATCACCGATTACTCGTCGAGCCTGATCTACAGGAACGAATCCGGCGCGCTCAACGAATCGTTCTCAGACATGATGGGCACGAGCGCGGAATTCTACTTTCAGCCGGCCGGCAGCGGCTATCTGAAGGCCGATTACACGCTCGGCGAGGATCTCACGACGCCGATGAGCGGGTTCAGGTCGATGGCCAACCCCGCGGCGTTCGGCGATCCGGATCACTATTCGAAGCGGTACCTGGGCACGTCCGATAACGGCGGGGTCCACACGAACTCGGGCATCTCCAATCACGCCTTCTACCTGGCGATCGAAGGCGGCACCGATCGCACGTCCGGGCTCAGCGTCACCGGCGTCGGCAGCGCCGCGCGCGACAAGATCGAGAAAGTGTTTTTCCGGGCCTTCACGCAGATGCTCCCGGCGGGTGCGACATTTTCGGTGGCGCGGGGCGCGACGATTCAGGCGGCACGAGATTTGTATGGAGTGGGTAGCAACGTCGAGCAGGCCGTGACCCAGGCGTGGACGGCCGTCGGAGTATCATGA
- a CDS encoding HEAT repeat domain-containing protein: MTQKAESDGVTLEPVPAETAALLTSFARACKAASRAVVLYPGEHPTVSSALLALTAAAEAATTSGPLGFAVTPDALLVGGRQIAKPEAAVAELAALLYAHQVAQVVVQPHTDEALWRRFLTVLGVPPGQARLRGGLARLWSSEGQSRIELRRIDFQELLRERIRGDRATWDQIVAECLEGDRVALDDWTIDLISEVLDRPGQIGELFTAITERTVGNREGGAEQLAGLLHAVAQFVARTQPDALDSVMSAIADAAARLPLATLGPMVNASRTGTRASFGRFIADVARRIDDAAIAGLIASEVRNGRGTSPAVADAFCGLAPDRSRRSAILNLARKSVERTGEPVDDTAAVAWQSSEMFLLSYSDERFVPDTYGAELDRIADRAVDLDQDRTDPPDRVAAWISSVDESAVRLLDSQMLVDLMRLQLNASRWRELADLALARVDTLVVLGDFPSATFLVGSIHRQAQDHPDPSVQTLAGSLLDRTLNAAVMRHVATHLDTTDKNIVAAAKHFCHALGTSIVGPLAEVLSREERTRARQHLVEVLLDLGAGGRQAVERLKQSSNSAVRRTAVQLLREFGGHDALLDLESLLDDAEPQVQRDATRAIAMMRTEAAFETLTRALSTGTEHARSVITGMLSTLPNEDALPMLAHLVRLAPCRGPMWQVYERAVLRLGAIGGRTAVEALAEVTNKRGVWAPFKIVALRRLALQALARIGTPDALEALRAAAGAGPRGARSAARRLLAARQGEQ; encoded by the coding sequence ATGACGCAGAAGGCTGAATCCGACGGCGTCACACTCGAACCGGTGCCGGCCGAGACCGCCGCGCTGCTCACGAGCTTCGCGCGCGCGTGTAAGGCCGCCTCCCGGGCGGTGGTGCTCTATCCGGGGGAACATCCGACGGTCTCGAGCGCGTTGCTCGCTCTCACCGCTGCCGCAGAGGCCGCGACAACGTCGGGTCCGCTCGGCTTCGCGGTCACACCGGACGCGCTGCTGGTTGGCGGCCGCCAGATCGCGAAACCGGAGGCCGCCGTCGCCGAACTGGCAGCGCTGCTCTACGCCCATCAGGTCGCACAGGTCGTCGTCCAGCCGCACACTGACGAGGCGTTGTGGCGCCGCTTCCTCACCGTCCTCGGCGTACCTCCCGGACAGGCTCGGCTTCGGGGCGGGCTGGCACGTCTGTGGTCCTCGGAGGGTCAATCCAGGATTGAGTTGCGCCGCATCGACTTCCAGGAGCTCCTTCGGGAGCGCATCCGGGGCGATCGGGCCACGTGGGACCAAATCGTCGCCGAGTGTCTCGAGGGAGATCGGGTCGCGCTGGACGATTGGACGATAGATCTGATCAGCGAGGTCCTCGATCGTCCGGGGCAGATCGGCGAGTTGTTCACCGCGATCACTGAACGGACCGTGGGGAATCGGGAAGGCGGCGCCGAGCAGCTGGCGGGACTGCTCCACGCGGTCGCACAGTTTGTGGCGCGAACACAGCCTGACGCGCTCGACTCGGTGATGTCGGCCATCGCCGACGCCGCGGCGCGGCTGCCCCTGGCCACCCTCGGCCCGATGGTGAACGCGTCGAGAACAGGCACGCGCGCCAGCTTCGGCCGGTTCATCGCGGACGTCGCGCGCCGGATCGACGACGCCGCGATCGCCGGGCTGATCGCATCAGAGGTGCGCAACGGCCGCGGCACCTCGCCGGCAGTTGCCGACGCGTTCTGCGGCCTCGCGCCCGACCGCTCCCGGCGCTCGGCCATTCTGAATCTGGCGCGCAAGTCGGTCGAGAGAACCGGTGAGCCCGTCGACGACACGGCCGCCGTCGCGTGGCAGTCATCAGAAATGTTCCTCCTCTCGTACTCCGATGAGCGCTTCGTCCCAGACACGTACGGCGCCGAACTCGATCGGATTGCGGACCGCGCCGTGGACCTGGATCAGGACCGAACCGACCCGCCTGACCGCGTGGCGGCCTGGATCAGCTCGGTGGACGAATCGGCCGTCAGACTGCTCGACTCACAGATGCTGGTGGACCTGATGCGTCTGCAGCTCAATGCCAGCCGCTGGCGCGAACTGGCGGATCTGGCTCTCGCCCGCGTCGACACGCTGGTGGTCCTCGGCGACTTTCCGTCAGCCACGTTCCTGGTCGGATCGATACACCGCCAGGCGCAGGACCACCCCGATCCCTCCGTGCAGACGCTGGCCGGATCCCTCCTGGATCGCACGCTGAACGCGGCTGTGATGCGCCACGTCGCGACCCACCTCGACACGACCGACAAGAACATCGTCGCTGCCGCCAAGCACTTCTGCCACGCCCTCGGCACGTCGATTGTCGGGCCGCTGGCCGAAGTGCTCTCGCGCGAAGAACGCACGCGGGCGCGCCAGCACCTGGTCGAGGTTCTCCTGGACCTGGGCGCCGGGGGGCGGCAGGCCGTCGAACGGCTGAAGCAATCGTCGAATTCGGCTGTCCGCCGAACGGCGGTGCAACTGTTGCGCGAGTTCGGCGGTCATGACGCGCTGCTCGATCTCGAGAGCCTGCTCGACGATGCGGAGCCGCAGGTGCAGCGAGACGCGACGCGCGCGATTGCCATGATGCGCACAGAGGCCGCGTTCGAGACGCTCACGCGTGCGTTGAGCACGGGAACCGAACATGCCCGCTCGGTCATCACTGGCATGCTTTCCACCCTTCCGAACGAAGATGCGCTGCCGATGCTGGCACATCTGGTTCGGTTGGCTCCCTGCCGTGGCCCGATGTGGCAGGTGTACGAACGCGCGGTGCTCCGACTCGGCGCCATCGGCGGCCGGACCGCCGTCGAGGCGCTGGCCGAGGTGACCAACAAGCGAGGTGTCTGGGCCCCGTTCAAGATCGTCGCGCTTCGCCGCCTGGCACTCCAGGCCCTCGCTCGCATCGGCACGCCCGACGCGCTTGAGGCGCTTCGCGCCGCCGCCGGCGCGGGACCACGAGGCGCCAGATCGGCCGCGCGCCGCCTCCTTGCGGCGCGCCAGGGAGAGCAGTGA
- a CDS encoding DUF4097 family beta strand repeat-containing protein: MKICRLISALVVVNVLLLAGSGRAATPAGARLSLLDAPQQTEAFSKTVPLAKGGTFELSNIAGDIVITGGSGDHVIIAAVKKGRTAEELKEVTIEVTAAANRVEVRTRYPERRGSNSVSVDYTVTVPRGAALIVRSISGDEKVSAVDGEMHLNSISGNVTVASAADVRAVKSISGNVHVQASKSTGALSASSVSGNVKLMDVRASELEVNSISGNVTCDQIVTPRAALKSVSGNITFGGPLAKGGRYELTSHSGDVSIVVSDKMGIELSASTFSGEVTSDLALTPKAGGDSTRGRGRRMRQTLQGTFGDGSAVLQVTSFSGDIKIVKK, translated from the coding sequence ATGAAGATCTGTCGACTCATTTCAGCGCTTGTCGTTGTCAACGTTCTGCTTCTGGCGGGATCGGGCCGTGCGGCAACGCCGGCCGGTGCCCGACTGTCCCTTCTCGACGCCCCGCAGCAGACCGAGGCGTTCTCGAAGACGGTTCCGCTTGCCAAGGGCGGGACGTTCGAGCTCTCGAACATCGCCGGCGACATCGTCATCACGGGCGGATCGGGTGATCACGTGATCATCGCTGCCGTCAAGAAGGGCCGGACCGCCGAGGAATTGAAGGAAGTGACGATCGAAGTCACGGCCGCGGCCAATCGCGTCGAAGTACGGACGCGCTACCCCGAGCGGAGAGGCAGCAACAGCGTGTCGGTCGATTACACCGTGACAGTGCCCCGTGGGGCCGCGCTGATCGTGAGGTCGATCTCGGGTGATGAGAAGGTCTCAGCCGTGGACGGTGAGATGCACCTGAACAGCATCAGCGGGAACGTGACGGTGGCCTCGGCGGCCGACGTGCGCGCGGTCAAGTCGATTTCGGGCAACGTCCACGTCCAGGCGTCGAAGTCAACCGGCGCGTTGAGCGCGAGCAGCGTGAGCGGCAACGTCAAGCTGATGGACGTCAGGGCCAGCGAATTGGAAGTGAACAGCATCAGTGGCAATGTGACGTGCGACCAGATTGTCACGCCACGCGCGGCGCTCAAGTCGGTGAGCGGCAACATCACGTTCGGCGGTCCCCTGGCCAAGGGAGGACGGTACGAGCTGACCTCGCACTCCGGCGACGTCAGCATCGTTGTCAGCGACAAGATGGGGATCGAGCTCTCCGCCTCGACCTTCAGTGGTGAGGTGACAAGCGATCTGGCACTGACACCGAAAGCGGGAGGGGACTCCACGCGTGGCCGCGGCCGGCGGATGCGCCAGACCCTGCAGGGAACGTTTGGCGACGGATCCGCGGTGCTGCAAGTCACGTCGTTCAGCGGGGACATTAAGATCGTAAAGAAGTAG
- a CDS encoding zf-HC2 domain-containing protein: protein MDTTQPGPRQCERMGPLIDDLVDDRLDLAVRQQLESHLAECESCRRTADDLREIRRSAGDLPARRPRPEVWARIAQQLAVEAPARPRAFWTATRVALAMAAVMVLSVVTSVVVLRGPRPSPQQTPSTESAATAVHPSAPDTVKDVDEHLRIADANYQQAITGLEKIVATEHAALDPAVAATLQKNLGIIDQAIRESRAAITSQPTSQLAQTSLFDALRQKVALLEDTVALINVMRRGDQAGAARLIGGLSKS from the coding sequence ATGGACACCACACAACCCGGACCGCGTCAGTGCGAGCGGATGGGCCCGCTGATTGACGACCTGGTCGACGACCGGCTGGACCTTGCCGTGCGTCAGCAGCTTGAATCCCATCTCGCCGAGTGCGAATCGTGCCGGCGCACGGCGGACGACCTGCGTGAGATCCGGCGCAGCGCCGGTGATCTGCCGGCCCGCCGGCCACGGCCCGAAGTGTGGGCGCGGATCGCGCAGCAACTGGCCGTTGAGGCGCCCGCCAGACCTCGGGCATTCTGGACCGCCACCCGCGTCGCGCTGGCCATGGCGGCTGTCATGGTGTTGTCGGTGGTGACCAGTGTCGTCGTGCTGCGAGGGCCTCGGCCGTCTCCGCAGCAAACCCCGTCCACCGAAAGTGCTGCCACGGCAGTGCACCCTTCCGCGCCTGACACCGTCAAAGATGTTGACGAGCACTTGCGGATCGCCGATGCCAATTACCAGCAGGCCATTACCGGACTCGAGAAGATCGTCGCGACCGAGCACGCGGCACTCGATCCGGCCGTGGCCGCCACGCTTCAGAAGAATCTCGGCATCATCGATCAGGCGATCCGCGAGAGCCGCGCTGCCATCACGTCACAGCCGACCAGTCAGCTCGCCCAGACGAGCCTGTTTGACGCGCTGCGGCAGAAGGTGGCGCTGCTCGAAGACACCGTCGCGCTCATCAACGTCATGAGAAGGGGCGACCAGGCGGGCGCGGCCAGACTCATCGGGGGCCTGAGCAAATCGTAA
- a CDS encoding ABC transporter ATP-binding protein, translated as MSTQDDEIVGKAYDAVLMRRLMGYLRPYWLFVLLAFAAIVGGSLLQLAQPYLMKLAIDRYIAAGDVAGMNRIALLFLGVLVGSFALEYIQTFVLQMIGQRIMYDMRMQIYGHLQRLDIAFYDRNPVGRLMTRVTTDVDALNELFTSGVVSVFGDIFTLAGIMIVLVTMNWRLALVAFSVLPLIVVVTQWFRRNVRDSYRTVRAWIAKINTFLQENITGMATVQLFRREARNYSRFDDINRGHRDANIESIFYYAVFYPAIEVVGALATALIIWRGGGDVVRHAVTLGTLVAFIQYSQRFFRPISDMSEKFNILQSAMAASERIFTLLDTPVVIASAAQARSAAWRGHVVFDHVWFAYAGDDYVLRDVSFEVKPGERVGIVGATGAGKSTIINLLMRFYDVGRGRVLVDGVDIRDIDLAELRRVFSLVLQDVHVFSGTIGGNIRLGDSSIDDERVRAAARAVHADRFITRLPQGFDTAVAERGGTLSTGQKQLLSFARALAFDPRILVLDEATSSVDTETELLIRDALHVLMAGRTTIAIAHRLSTIQDVNKILVLHKGQLRESGTHQELLALRGIYYRLYQLQYKDEERSTSLRS; from the coding sequence ATGTCGACTCAAGACGACGAGATTGTCGGCAAAGCCTATGACGCCGTGCTGATGCGGCGGCTGATGGGATACCTGCGCCCGTACTGGCTGTTCGTGCTCCTCGCGTTCGCGGCCATCGTCGGCGGGTCGCTGCTCCAGCTCGCCCAGCCCTATCTGATGAAGCTCGCCATCGATCGGTACATCGCCGCCGGCGACGTCGCCGGGATGAACCGCATCGCGCTGCTGTTTCTTGGTGTGCTGGTGGGGTCGTTCGCGCTCGAGTACATCCAGACCTTCGTGCTGCAGATGATCGGCCAGCGGATCATGTACGACATGCGGATGCAGATCTACGGGCACCTGCAGCGGCTGGACATCGCCTTCTACGACCGCAATCCCGTGGGCCGCCTGATGACCCGCGTCACCACCGACGTCGACGCGCTCAATGAACTGTTCACCTCCGGCGTGGTGTCGGTCTTCGGCGACATCTTCACCCTGGCGGGCATCATGATTGTGCTCGTCACGATGAACTGGCGGCTCGCGCTGGTCGCGTTCTCAGTGCTCCCGCTGATCGTCGTTGTCACCCAATGGTTCCGCCGCAACGTGCGCGATTCGTACCGTACCGTTCGCGCGTGGATTGCGAAGATCAACACCTTCCTCCAAGAGAACATCACCGGGATGGCCACGGTGCAGCTCTTCCGGCGCGAGGCGCGCAACTACAGCCGGTTCGACGACATCAACCGGGGGCACCGCGACGCGAACATCGAATCGATCTTCTACTACGCCGTGTTCTATCCGGCGATCGAAGTGGTCGGCGCGCTGGCGACGGCGCTGATCATCTGGCGCGGCGGAGGCGACGTGGTCCGGCACGCAGTGACGCTCGGCACGCTTGTGGCCTTCATCCAGTATTCACAGCGGTTCTTCCGGCCGATCAGCGACATGTCGGAGAAGTTCAACATCCTCCAGTCGGCCATGGCGGCCTCCGAGCGGATTTTCACGCTGCTCGATACGCCGGTCGTGATTGCCAGCGCCGCACAGGCCAGGAGCGCGGCGTGGAGGGGGCACGTCGTGTTCGACCACGTCTGGTTCGCGTACGCCGGCGACGACTATGTGCTGCGCGACGTCTCGTTCGAGGTCAAGCCGGGCGAGCGAGTCGGCATCGTCGGCGCGACGGGGGCCGGAAAGAGCACGATCATCAACCTGTTGATGCGGTTCTACGACGTCGGCCGCGGGCGCGTGCTGGTGGACGGCGTGGATATCCGCGACATCGACCTGGCGGAACTGCGGCGTGTGTTCAGCCTGGTGCTCCAGGACGTGCACGTGTTTTCGGGGACGATTGGCGGCAACATCCGCCTCGGCGACTCGAGCATAGACGACGAGCGCGTGCGCGCGGCGGCGCGCGCCGTGCACGCGGACCGGTTCATCACACGACTGCCGCAGGGGTTCGACACCGCCGTGGCCGAGCGGGGCGGGACGCTCTCGACGGGCCAGAAGCAGCTACTGTCGTTTGCCAGGGCGCTCGCCTTCGATCCGCGGATTCTCGTGCTCGACGAGGCGACATCGAGTGTCGACACGGAGACCGAACTCCTGATCCGGGACGCCCTGCACGTGCTGATGGCCGGCCGCACCACCATTGCGATCGCGCATCGGCTGTCGACCATTCAGGACGTAAACAAGATCCTCGTCCTGCACAAGGGCCAGCTGCGGGAATCCGGCACACACCAGGAATTGCTGGCGCTGCGGGGGATCTACTACCGTCTGTATCAACTGCAGTACAAAGACGAGGAGCGGTCTACTTCTTTACGATCTTAA
- a CDS encoding RNA polymerase sigma factor, producing the protein MTTSNKTEADRSDRDLAARCRRGEMVAFEELYRRHSGRLYTVACRITGSAADAEDLLQDVFLQAFRRIDSYRGEAALGTWLYRMAVNACLDHLRSRKGRERKVTDFIDDVESLEPVASPSWRPDRALDRIDLESAISRLPPSYRAAFVLHDVQGHEHHEVADMLGIAEGTSKSLLHKARLRLRAYLRGGSADEAVRVAAPADGVGSAGRRGTW; encoded by the coding sequence ATGACTACGTCGAACAAGACAGAAGCCGATCGATCGGACCGGGATCTGGCGGCCCGGTGCCGGCGCGGCGAGATGGTCGCGTTCGAGGAACTCTATCGACGTCACAGCGGCCGGCTCTACACGGTGGCCTGCCGGATCACGGGAAGCGCGGCCGATGCCGAGGACTTGCTGCAGGATGTGTTCCTGCAGGCATTCCGCCGAATCGACAGTTACCGTGGCGAGGCCGCCCTCGGCACGTGGCTCTACCGGATGGCCGTGAACGCGTGTCTAGATCACCTGCGAAGCCGCAAGGGCCGAGAGCGGAAGGTCACCGACTTCATAGACGACGTCGAGAGCCTGGAACCGGTGGCGAGCCCGTCGTGGAGACCGGATCGGGCGCTCGACCGGATTGATCTCGAATCGGCCATTTCGCGACTGCCCCCAAGTTACCGGGCGGCATTCGTGCTCCACGACGTTCAGGGACACGAACACCACGAGGTGGCCGACATGCTCGGCATCGCGGAAGGCACGTCGAAATCGCTGCTGCACAAGGCCCGCCTCCGCCTGCGGGCGTATCTACGAGGCGGCTCTGCCGATGAGGCCGTGCGCGTGGCGGCTCCGGCAGACGGAGTTGGTTCGGCTGGGAGACGAGGAACCTGGTGA
- a CDS encoding HD domain-containing protein: MTDDARQVQISESLLKGLASATRAIQLYSADHPIVARATGQLVETLERLQIEHAAVVIGLVDRQIVVDGIPMLEATGAAEIAERFRAAGIERLAIDPGVTEDELLTFVHALAVAGARPGDGDRAVAAVDSTTHIHVGRLYLQKHGESTGRRNIGALREAYQQAVASVSALWEQTRAEGAPDPVATMAIVENLACGVGQNRRAMMALTAMCRYDDYTFTHLVNVSVLTMAQAKSLGVDGTPLRHFGAAGLMHDIGKIRTPAELLTKPDKLTDAEFAVMQRHPVDGADILRRQLELPPLSAVVAFEHHLRIDGTGYPATAVRAGLNLATQLCGIADVYDAMRSQRTYQQAFPTDRIQAVLQQNDGTRFDRHLVRRFSQLLGIYPPGNVVRLDTGALAVVLRTHAPDPSRPAVRVVIDADGRRLTTPVDLALWMDDTMIGPPPRIVTPVDPEDIGIDPLTFLDEAAA, encoded by the coding sequence ATGACCGATGATGCCCGCCAGGTGCAGATCTCGGAAAGTTTGCTGAAGGGGCTCGCCTCCGCGACCAGGGCGATTCAGCTGTACTCGGCTGATCACCCCATCGTGGCGCGCGCCACCGGGCAGCTGGTTGAGACGCTGGAGCGCCTGCAGATCGAACACGCTGCCGTGGTCATTGGACTGGTCGACCGGCAGATCGTGGTGGACGGAATCCCCATGTTGGAGGCGACGGGTGCGGCTGAAATCGCTGAACGGTTCCGGGCGGCCGGCATCGAGCGTCTGGCCATCGACCCCGGCGTGACGGAAGACGAACTCCTCACGTTCGTGCACGCCCTGGCCGTGGCCGGCGCCCGACCCGGCGACGGCGACCGCGCTGTCGCCGCCGTCGACAGCACCACGCACATTCACGTTGGGCGCCTGTACCTCCAGAAGCACGGTGAGTCGACCGGTCGCCGAAACATCGGCGCCCTTCGAGAGGCCTACCAGCAGGCGGTCGCCAGCGTCAGTGCGCTGTGGGAGCAGACGCGCGCTGAAGGCGCGCCCGATCCGGTGGCCACGATGGCGATCGTCGAGAATCTCGCTTGCGGAGTCGGGCAGAACCGTCGGGCGATGATGGCCCTGACTGCCATGTGCCGGTACGATGACTACACGTTCACGCACCTGGTGAACGTGAGCGTCCTGACGATGGCGCAGGCCAAGAGCCTCGGCGTCGACGGCACGCCGCTGCGCCATTTCGGGGCCGCCGGCCTGATGCACGATATCGGAAAGATCAGGACGCCGGCCGAACTCCTGACCAAACCCGACAAGCTCACTGACGCGGAGTTCGCCGTTATGCAGCGGCATCCGGTGGATGGGGCCGACATTCTTCGACGGCAGCTCGAATTGCCGCCGCTGTCGGCTGTGGTGGCGTTCGAACACCACCTGCGGATTGACGGCACCGGGTACCCGGCAACCGCCGTTCGGGCGGGCCTGAACCTGGCCACTCAGCTCTGCGGCATCGCCGACGTCTATGACGCCATGCGGTCGCAGCGCACCTACCAGCAGGCCTTCCCGACCGACCGCATCCAGGCCGTCCTGCAGCAGAACGACGGCACCCGGTTCGACCGGCATCTGGTCCGCCGGTTCAGCCAGTTGCTCGGGATCTATCCTCCCGGCAACGTCGTCAGACTCGACACCGGCGCGCTGGCTGTCGTTCTGCGCACGCACGCGCCCGATCCGTCTCGTCCAGCCGTCCGCGTCGTCATCGACGCCGATGGACGCCGCCTGACGACGCCGGTGGACCTGGCGCTTTGGATGGACGACACCATGATCGGGCCGCCGCCGCGCATCGTGACCCCGGTCGATCCGGAGGACATCGGTATCGATCCACTGACGTTTCTCGATGAGGCGGCCGCGTGA